Proteins encoded by one window of Zerene cesonia ecotype Mississippi chromosome 8, Zerene_cesonia_1.1, whole genome shotgun sequence:
- the LOC119828843 gene encoding myosin-I heavy chain isoform X1, with product MEEQDKDEGPGVPDMTMMPLITENAINDNLRRRYNHDLIYTYTGSILVAVNPYKELGCYNFEDMQNYRGKAFGSLSPHVFALAESAYSSLQNGEKNQSVVISGESGAGKTETTKLILQYLCAAGGQASWAEQQILEANTVLEAFGNAKTVRNDNSSRFGKFVEVRLDHRGGIKGAVLRDFLLERARITGPAPRETNYHVFYQLVEGARHNAELKSSLRLREDVRFKYLLEEREEAAARSEPGRLEALQLALTVLQVPPHMCEGLFKVLAAVLWLGNIQFQDIDGERTSLAPEDAEAVDAVANLLGLAPPTAQRVLLERQINVRGNVTDIPFRLPEARENRHAMARALYSRTFAWLVRHVNSCSAPGREAKRALGVLDIFGFENFASNSLEQLCINYANEKLHMFFNNYVFALEQEIYRQEGIKYNQIQFTDNAACLELLEKPPRSLLKLLSEQCHMPKGSDSAYLTNIQSEFGEHQTFVKGSRRKWEEEFGVQHYAGTVTYSVQGFVDKNRDTQQDAFIDHLSRSANPFVRELADYVQDLAPPGQDVSLSSPGSTSTTQRGTSKGRPTVVDTFRAQLQSLVDMLQVTDVWYVRCIKPNEHKVAGKYNEQLVLEQLRYLGMNEIVRIRRDGYPVHLPAPLFRARYRCLLPHPRPPDPDVTAIMELVNAPKDDWQIGHTKIFMRSSVHGPLEARRSALLQSSALLIQKWYKGSTARRQYLQWRRAAVVLQAAWRGWFERAAFLRLRRAALTLQRHLRGAFAREVAAALREMKRVNQEIKLREERNSLAEKAEQERAELENMADQLRGISCSGARAESVNLDNLFDFLADVPAQRGAPDGQPAHQPTINEIGDSIERLADDLNQELEHVLAEEMDELTKHSDARKPDGAPSEFIPPPPPNSLPLHSILHPATPISSLSNGIVNGTPDNMTSSMNGRIPNGEMTSSLTLPSPPSAGGVGGAGEDSPPFPPPPLCSLPEPAGPPPPPPVKDTTPPELTNGIIPNGKLTVIKDKEPIYESVIPRPAATEPPVLSPPPPPPPFNPPESNGISNKEEPEPEAPLPPLPSAVTSPEQAETPSTAMDSCISPPPMLNGDANNTERNARRKERVERRLHQLETTAPSTEAPADSSDFTEFAKLYFNDHPRSPEGTIMATLTRKSKSMELLTKEEMITYHKGNNIPTSHIQLHDPDSVTAAVNIFRDLCRYMRGELTSEKETQVIQSIIGKGLEREELRDEILVQCVRQITECPVEEWAERVWLVLCLCAVAWQPSRGLARYYCGWLRARTRPLDALGSPGSPAASVSSLGSGGASARASHCAQWCLDNCRGAAPRHLPPSTVEIAAMRRLGTIVCRFFFLDGRTKAIDVHPADTAAAAAARLADKLGLPPNARAGWAVYQQRASTEEHVRATQYLYDVIAAWEMQQGPGGGSADNRFVFKRRLFRGGRELPHDPVEVALLYAQAVHSVVKMDEFPVSEKVALQLAGLQAQVSLGEPAASPPPPHTRAYYSHPEQFLPPRIAKTRPAHQWATILAQAHRQYGAGRAELTAKALYLSCVMQYPLYGVTLFPVTYKGYWAHGPNVMLGVGSEGVVLVRPADKVVLAEYPYSNIAAILMDPVDNGLTLSLTHHGQHDGLRCIVLECAQKQEAAWLMAAYSPTLANSLAEEPARRAAPAGERARLAAALRSARRALVDCGLLRRPPDLSAGGFLRNTLRRLSKHRLERVRLELPAEAQGECYKGFPAAYWGWARSLPHSLTKLNEAEEVAAMQIFKDIMSHAGLSSNEGSSSNLASNSSVSSHESDSDDRVALAQALLQRCLQKDTLLTELYMQLIKQTTEHPEPSSRVSARHWALLCAAVGAALPPAKPLRRLLLAHLRYRAAALHTGEEGKFARRAEQVALSIAQVPRRLTAPSKEELLCAGARRPMHVRVLLLDGKQHGLVFGPAATADHLVAMLREKIGLTDTATGYALYEVCANSSPAGTGERALGGAERVGDVLARWEKAGATAAACRLVFKKRLFLGDRPLHSACAAEMELLYYQLLHAVRHDRLPIETDEAVMVAALHAQVVKGECSGGAECAAAAGAVLPARLAPALPAPAVRLHHLALRGTPPHAAMQRALTLAASWPLARATIFDVMQSFTSNWPRALWLAVDARGLTLLRRGARAALVSHDHEQLLAVSPAPRALLLVTRADKKHAKLVLSTDQAYQIATLIKDYIEAVRGPVCPAVPQPAGAAPPAS from the exons GAGGATATGCAAAACTACCGCGGCAAAGCGTTTGGGAGTCTGTCACCACATGTGTTTGCGCTGGCTGAATCTGCATATAGCTCTTTACAG AACGGTGAAAAGAATCAATCAGTGGTAATATCTGGAGAGAGTGGTGCAGGCAAGACAGAAACTACGAAGCTGATACTTCAGTACCTCTGCGCGGCGGGGGGACAGGCCTCGTGGGCTGAACAACAAATATTGGAGGCCAATACTGTTCTAGAAGCTTTTG GTAACGCAAAAACAGTGCGGAACGACAACTCATCTCGTTTTGGCAAGTTCGTGGAAGTTAGATTGGACCATAGGGGAGGAATTAAGGGCGCTGTTCTGAGGGACTTCTTGCTGGAGAGGGCGAGGATAACTGGCCCCGCACCTCGAGAAACTAACTACCATGTCTTCTATCAGCTGGTGGAAGGAGCTAGG CACAACGCGGAACTGAAGAGCAGTCTCCGGCTGCGCGAGGACGTGCGCTTCAAGTACCTGCTGGAGGAGCGCGAGGAGGCGGCGGCGCGCAGCGAGCCCGGCCGCCTGGAGGCGCTGCAGCTCGCGCTCACCGTGCTGCAGGTGCCGCCGCACATGTGCGAGGGGCTGTTCAAGGTGCTCGCCGCGGTGCTCTGGCTCGGGAACATACAGTTTCAG GACATAGACGGAGAACGTACCAGCTTAGCGCCAGAAGATGCGGAGGCAGTGGATGCTGTGGCCAATTTATTGGGACTCGCCCCACCAACAGCTCAGCGCGTGTTACTGGAGAGACAGATCAACGTGAGGGGGAATGTCACTGACATACCGTTCAGGTTGCCTGAA GCCCGCGAAAACCGGCATGCCATGGCCCGCGCTCTATATTCCAGAACATTCGCCTGGCTCGTGCGCCACGTGAACAGCTGTTCCGCGCCAGGACGCGAAGCGAAGCGTGCGCTAGGCGTGCTCGACATATTCGGCTTCGAGAACTTCGCGTCGAACTCTCTAGAACAATTGTGTATTAATTACGCCAACGAGAAGCTGCATATGTTCTTTAATAACTACGTGTTTGCGTTGGAGCAGGAGATT TATCGACAAGAGGGGATAAAGtacaatcaaatacaattCACAGACAACGCCGCGTGTCTTGAATTACTTGAAAAGCCGCCGCGAAGTTTGCTGAAATTGCTCAGTGAACAATGTCATATGCCAAag GGATCGGACAGCGCCTACCTCACAAACATACAAAGCGAGTTCGGCGAACACCAGACGTTTGTCAAAGGATCAAGAAGGAAGTGGGAGGAGGAGTTCGGGGTACAACACTACGCCGGCACAGTGACGTACAGCGTGCAGGGATTCGTCGATAAAAACCGAGATACACAGCAAGACGCGTTTATCGACCATTTAAGCAGATCCGCCAATCCTTTTGTGAGGGAGCTCGCTGATTATGTGCAGGATTTAGCGCCGCCTGGACag GATGTGTCACTGTCGAGCCCCGGTTCAACAAGCACGACCCAGCGCGGGACTTCCAAAGGCAGACCGACTGTAGTGGACACTTTCAGGGCACAGCTGCAGTCTTTAGTAGATATGTTGCAAGTTACTGATGTGTG GTACGTCCGCTGCATAAAGCCGAACGAGCACAAAGTGGCCGGCAAGTACAACGAGCAGCTGGTGCTGGAGCAGCTGCGGTACCTGGGCATGAACGAGATCGTGCGCATCCGCCGCGACGGGTACCCCGTGCACCTGCCCGCGCCGCTCTTCCGCGCGCGGTACCGCTGCCTGCTGCCGCACCCGCGCCCCCCGGATCCGGACGTCAC AGCTATAATGGAGCTTGTAAATGCACCGAAAGACGACTGGCAAATAGGACAcacgaaaatatttatgcgTAGCTCTGTGCACGGCCCCCTCGAAGCTCGGAGATCAGCTTTGTTGCAGTCGTCCGCGTTGCTCATACAAAAG TGGTACAAAGGCTCGACAGCCCGGCGTCAGTACCTGCAATGGCGCAGAGCAGCCGTAGTGCTGCAAGCGGCGTGGCGCGGCTGGTTCGAGCGCGCGGCCTTCTTGCGGCTGCGGCGCGCCGCCCTCACCCTCCAGCGGCACCTGAGGGGCGCCTTCGCGAGGGAAGTGGCCGCCGCGCTCAGGGAGATGAAGAGGGTCAACCAGGAGATCAAGTTGCGGGAGGAGAGGAACAG CCTAGCAGAAAAAGCGGAACAAGAGCGAGCAGAATTAGAAAACATGGCGGACCAGCTCCGCGGTATATCCTGCTCTGGGGCGAGAGCGGAATCGGTGAACCTGGACAACCTGTTCGACTTCCTGGCGGATGTTCCAGCGCAACGAGGTGCTCCAGATGGCCAACCAGCACACCAGCCCACGATCAACGAGATTGGAGATTCTATTGAACGTCTGGCTGATGATTTAAATCAGGAG CTGGAACACGTGCTAGCGGAAGAAATGGACGAGCTCACTAAGCATTCAGACGCCCGCAAACCTGACGGTGCTCCATCGGAATTTATCCCACCTCCTCCCCCGAACTCCCTCCCCCTACACTCCATACTTCACCCCGCTACGCCCATATCCAGTCTCAGCAACGGTATTGTTAACGGTACCCCTGATAATATGACCTCATCTATGAACg GTCGCATACCGAACGGTGAGATGACGTCGTCGCTGACGCTGCCCTCCCCGCCGAGCGCGGGGGGTGTGGGGGGCGCGGGGGAGGACTCGCCGCCCTTCCCCCCTCCGCCCTTGTGCTCGCTCCCTGAACCGGCCGGCCCGCCCCCGCCGCCGCCGGTCAAag ACACGACACCCCCAGAGCTTACCAACGGAATTATTCCAAATGGAAAGCTAACAGTGATCAAAGATAAGGAACCAATATACGAATCTGTCATACCGCGACCAGCTGCGACCGAACCGCCAGTGTTGTCCCCCCCACCACCACCACCGCCCTTCAACCCACCAGAAAGCAATGG AATTTCAAACAAGGAAGAGCCAGAGCCGGAAGCACCTCTACCGCCGTTACCCAGTGCTGTGACGTCACCCGAACAAGCGGAAACTCCTTCCACTGCTATGGACTCCTGCATCAGTCCTCCGCCTATGTTAAATGGTGACGCCAAT AACACAGAACGCAACGCTCGTAGAAAAGAACGCGTAGAACGCAGACTGCACCAGCTCGAAACAACGGCCCCAAGCACGGAGGCTCCCGCCGATTCGAGTGACTTTACAGAATTTGCTAAACTCTACTTTAACGACCACCCTCGATCGCCTGAAG GTACCATCATGGCGACTTTAACTCGCAAGAGCAAATCGATGGAGCTCTTAACCAAAGAAGAAATGATAACTTATCACAAGGGGAATAACATCCCCACATCTCACATACAGCTGCATGATCCAGACAGTGTTACGGCAGCCGTCAATATTTTCAGA gaTTTGTGTCGCTATATGAGAGGAGAGTTGACTTCAGAAAAAGAAACGCAAGTCATACAATCCATTATTGGGAAGGGTCTCGAGCGGGAGGAGCTACGTGATGAAATATTAGTTCAATGTGTTCGACAA ATCACGGAATGTCCCGTGGAAGAGTGGGCGGAGCGCGTGTGGCTGGTGCTGTGCCTGTGCGCGGTGGCCTGGCAGCCGAGCCGCGGGCTGGCGCGCTACTACTGCGGCTggctgcgcgcgcgcacgcgGCCGCTGGACGCGCTGGGCTCGCCCGGCTCGCCCGCCGCCTCCGTCAGCTCGCTGGGCTCGGGGGGCGCCAGCGCGCGCGCCTCGCACTGCGCGCAGTGGTGCCTGGACAACTGCAGGGGCGCCGCGCCGCGGCACCTGCCGCCCAGCACCGTGGAGATTGCT GCAATGCGTAGACTCGGTACAATAGTGTGCCGATTCTTCTTCCTCGACGGGCGCACAAAGGCAATAGACGTGCACCCCGCTGACACAGCAGCGGCCGCGGCAGCCAGGCTGGCTGATAAGCTGGGTCTTCCACCAAACGCGAGAGCTGGCTGGGCGGTGTACCAGCAGAGAGCCAGTACTGAGGAGCACGTGCGCGCTACGCAGTACTTGTACGATGTTATTGCTGCGTGGGAGAT GCAACAAGGACCTGGTGGAGGGTCAGCAGACAACCGCTTCGTGTTCAAGCGCCGCTTGTTCCGCGGTGGGCGGGAGCTGCCGCATGATCCGGTAGAAGTCGCCCTTTTATATGCACAAGCGGTGCATAGCGTTGTTAAG ATGGACGAGTTCCCCGTCTCAGAGAAGGTGGCCCTCCAGCTAGCGGGGCTCCAAGCCCAGGTGTCACTGGGCGAGCCTGCCGCTAGCCCTCCGCCCCCGCACACACGGGCTTACTACTCCCACCCTGAACAGTTCCTGCCACCTCGTATCGCTAAAACTAGACCAGCGCATCAATGG GCAACAATATTGGCGCAAGCGCACCGTCAATACGGCGCAGGTCGAGCGGAACTAACTGCCAAAGCTTTGTACCTATCCTGTGTGATGCAGTATCCATTATATGGCGTCACACTATTCCCTGTCACCTACAAAGGATACTGGGCTCACG GTCCGAATGTTATGCTTGGAGTGGGATCAGAGGGTGTAGTCCTTGTTAGACCTGCAGACAAGGTAGTTCTAGCGGAATATCCATATTCGAATATAGCCGCGATACTCATGGATCCAGTAGACAACGGACTCACTCTTAGCTTAACTCACCATGGCCAACACGATGGTTTAAG GTGCATAGTCCTGGAGTGCGCGCAGAAGCAGGAGGCGGCGTGGCTCATGGCGGCGTACAGCCCCACGCTGGCCAACAGCCTGGCGGAGGAGccggcgcggcgcgcggcgccgGCGGGCGAGCGCGCGCGCCTGGCGGCCGCGCTGCGCTCGGCGCGCCGCGCGCTCGTCGACTGCGGCCTGCTGCGCCGCCCGCCCGACCTCTCCGCGGGCGGCTTCTTGCGGAACACTCTCAGGAG GCTCAGCAAGCACCGGCTGGAGCGGGTGCGGCTGGAGCTGCCGGCGGAGGCGCAGGGCGAGTGCTACAAGGGCTTCCCCGCCGCGTACTGGGGCTGGGCGCGCAGCCTGCCGCACTCGCTCACCAAGCTCAACGAGGCGGAGGAGGTCGCTGCCATGCAGATATTTAAG GACATAATGAGCCACGCGGGGCTGAGCAGCAACGAGGGCAGCAGCAGCAACCTGGCCAGCAACAGCAGCGTCAGCAGCCACGAGAGCGACAGCGACGACCGCGTGGCGCTCGCGCAGGCGCTGCTGCAGCGCTGTCTGCAGAAGGACACGCTGCTCACCGAGCTCTACATGCAGCTGATTAAACAG ACAACCGAGCACCCAGAACCCAGCTCGCGCGTGTCCGCCCGCCACTGGGCGCTGCTGTGCGCGGCCGTGGGCGCAGCCCTGCCGCCCGCGAAGCCCCTGCGCCGCTTGCTGCTAGCCCACCTGCGGTACCGCGCCGCGGCCCTGCACACTGGCGAGGAGGGCAAGTTCGCGAGACGCGCTGAACAG GTGGCACTCAGCATAGCCCAAGTACCGCGTCGCCTGACGGCCCCCTCCAAGGAGGAGCTGCTGTGCGCAGGCGCGCGCCGGCCCATGCACGTGCGCGTGCTGCTGCTGGACGGCAAGCAGCACGGGCTCGTGTTTGGACCCGCGGCCACTGCTGACCACCTGGTGGCCATGCTGAGGGAGAAGATTGGACTCACTGATACTGCTACTG GTTACGCACTGTACGAGGTGTGCGCGAACTCGTCGCCGGCGGGCACGGGCGAGCGCGCACTGGGCGGCGCCGAGCGCGTCGGCGACGTGCTCGCGCGCTGGGAGAAGGCCGGCGCCACCGCCGCCGCCTGCAG gCTAGTATTCAAGAAGCGTCTCTTCCTGGGTGATCGTCCGCTGCACAGCGCGTGCGCAGCTGAGATGGAGCTGCTCTACTACCAGCTGCTGCACGCCGTTCGCCACGACCGCCTGCCCATCGAGACTGATGAAGCG GTGATGGTGGCGGCGCTGCACGCGCAGGTGGTGAAGGGCGAGTGCAGCGGCGGCGCGGAgtgcgcggcggcggcgggcgccGTGCTGCCGGCGCGCCTGGCGCCCGCGCTGCCCGCGCCCGCCGTGCGCCTGCACCACCTGGCGCTGCGCGGCACGCCGCCGCACGCCGCCATGCAGCGCGCGCTCACGCTCGCCGCCTCCTGGCCGCTCGCGCGCGCCACTATCTTCGATGTCATG CAATCGTTCACGTCGAACTGGCCGCGCGCGCTGTGGCTGGCGGTGGACGCGCGCGGGCTGACGCTGctgcggcgcggcgcgcgcgcggcgctCGTGTCGCACGACCACGAGCAGCTGCTGGCCGTGtcgcccgcgccgcgcgcgcTGCTGCTGGTCACGCGCGCCGACAAGAAGCACGCCAAGCTCGTGCTCTCCACCGACCAG GCATACCAAATCGCGACCCTGATCAAGGACTACATCGAGGCGGTGCGCGGGCCGGTGTGCCCGGCCGTGCCGCAGCCCGccggcgccgcgccgcccgcctcCTGA